The genomic region acatttaatttaatctctTACCGTAATGATCCAGCATTATACTTTTGTGAAACTGGCAATAAATTTTCACTGTTTACTGAAGTAAGAGTATATCAATTAAATGCTGTATTGGACTTTTTTTAGAACAAAAGGTATTTTGGAGGTTCCTTACTTTTTATGTGTAATTGCAGAGCATTTGCATTATCCTGATATGCCATATTGAAGCAGTCATGCATTTCAATACTTTCCACTTTTTTCAAAGCATTTGTAAAAGTAATTCCTGgactaattatataaattgttaatattagAAGAAATACAAAAACTGTATAGGTTTAACGTTAATTTCATGTTTCACAAAGTAATAGTTTTATACTtcaagtaaaattatttttgttttcctggattcaaatgttttttctacgtataattataaaaaaagttttcatattgaaacaattatttttattcttaataagAGCCAATAACTTTTTATACAGAAAGATCAAAGGTGTTATGGTAATCagtcattttgttttattaatgacagatgtatttatataacatgtatatcaCTCTAatcttaatattaaaatattgtatgtacaataaatatacaattgtaGTAGATGTAGGAACAATTAACTACGATCTGCATCTTATAGCTTGATTTATATTACACTAAATTAAAGTATATTTGCGCACCATAATAGTTATATCACAATATCAAGCTAATTGTACACTTATATAtggatttcttaattttgcttataaaatattacaatctaTGACATAACGAGTATAACTCTTTgttatgtatgtgtatgtataccGCATATGTGCAAATTTAAAATCTGTGTAAACATTAATTATAACTTATTTTTACATGTTTTCCATTTTGGAACATACTAAAGAAAATTGTACacattgttttaataaaaacatagaAGTTATTAACATCGTTTTATGAGCAAAGTCcgtttttataaataaggAAATTGATTATAGATGTTATGTTAtgtgtaaaatatacatttcgaTAAAGCAATCTATCAGTACAATTATTTTGACTAGATTTAAGAAAGATGATagaattatcatttttattaaatataaatggtGTATGTCGTAAAATGCATTGGtgaatattcaattttccCTAGCCACCATATTTCTTAGTATTATCGAATTTGAAATTGGTCCaaaatctaaatataattCCATTATAAAGGTCTTACATCATTAAAATTGCATAGATATCTCATTGGCGTAGTTTTAAAATTTAGGGCATACTGCGTTTTAAATAAgtacataatatttaacaaatatttttatataataataagttgctaagttattttgaaaatatacaacataatataaattgaGCTCTTCTacacttttgatattttttctataagtaatttttaaacaatactaaaaagaagaaatatttaaaaaaattattcaagtaATACTTTAGATAATGCAATATTGATaacaaatataacataaaattattatcaatacCTTGATTATATAAGATGctattattgaaataagtacTCTTATTTCtcaaactttttttatatgtaactTTTTTAAGTATATGTAAGTAAAGAAGTGAAAAGTTAGGAAGAATGAGAAACTAAAGAGTGTACACAGCATTGATATCTTCATACATCACTATTGCAGATATACTTAAATAATAGCACAATGTTAGTGACGAAAACAATGTCTTTAACATACTTATCACAATTTACATTATCaacattattttacataaaacatcacaattcattttcaattaatgtactataattttttttaaaaatcgcaGGAAATACAAAagctaaatataatttttaacaccCTTAATTCTGTATGTGttgtaaagaatataaaaatttctttgaaaagagaaaacaagTAAATAAGAAATCAGCATAACAAacttttttaagaaatacgGAAATGTTCTGCTATTtgacttttataaaatagtgaaaaataacatttttgtgAGTTTTActtctaaataatatatatatattgaacaaTGTGCAATTATTGTCTGGCAGTATCATAACATTCTGCACATGAATGAAACTTAATTTTTATGgcaaattaatataatgacatatatattgtagaaaagaaattatgatCATTATTTTAGAATGCTTAACATTGCTTATATAATGCTTCGTGAAAATgctttgtaattaaatacacATACATCATTcagttatttatatacaaaatccTTTTATTAAAGAAGGTATTCATATTGAGAAGACATATACACAATATACTGCTAATGTCTTATGCATATTGACGAAGCATTTGTTAGGTgtagaaatatacatacacaaaacacatttattacatatctttttcattattGTCGAGTTAAGCTTCGTGTTCGCCGCTATTTATTCCTATGAGTGATTCTGTTTGCTCTGCTTCAAGATCTGgtattctaaaattaaagatatgtttttttaatttcattaaaattgaattttatataagaGTATTCCTTTTTAAAGTAGATTACCTTATTGATCTATTTTTTCTACAAATCCAGatgtatattctttttattaaatccaTGACTGGATCCCAATTATCATAATAGGATAGAAAAGACACAGTCAGAAATGCTAATAGCATTGGTATGGTTCCTAGATAGAAAATACAAGGGTACTCGACCTTTTTTAATAACACATCAGCTATCATTGACATTGGCATGAGTAAACTGACTGCCAAAGTCGCAATGAGGGATGATGTTAAAAAGCAGCCCCTACAAGTAGGTATAAGAcgaatattaaacatattaagtcagaaaaattaagtttaatatttcttatgaaCATACCACAACCAAAGCACCTCACTTAAAACTGTACCAATCAAACcattaataattagaaatgtCCATTGATGAGTATCTGGCCATTCAAATTCTTCCCAATGGCCAtaatgaagaataaaaaacaCAGGCCATAGAAGTGTCAAATTAAAAAGTCCAACAAACCCAAAGAACATTGGAATATCCATTTTATCTTCATGATCCACCTTTCTCTtaagaaatacaatataagCCGCATAAAAAAATGCACTGACTAGAGCCAATATTATGGCTGTAGGTATTCTACTAGTTTCTACAGTTATATCTGAAAGACCAACTAGAacctataaaaataaagaagtgtagaaataatgtttttctatattaaaGGCTTTGCTGTAATTATACATACTAGTCCAAGAATACTGATAGAGACAGCAACTAATTTAGACAATGTAAACTTATCCCCACCATTACTAGGAAAGAAGGCAGCTAggaataaagtaaataaactAGAAATTGATGTCAATACAGTTACAACTCCTGATTCAGTTTTTACTAATGATATTTGATAAGTATAGTTTGCCATAAACCactgcaataaaaaatatttatgttaattttaaaCCACATATAGTTGCAGCTTATTAAGTTAATACTTACaagtaaacaaaatataagtGCAATTTTAGCAACTTTTTGAACAGAAAACTTATTAGCTTGTCGTCTTGCATGTTCTCCAGCCCTCAAGCTTGCTTGATAACTAAGTCTTGCTAATAATGCTTCTGTGGCATCACTTTCTGACATATGACGAACTTCTGCTAATTTACTAAATCTTACTGAGCGTATTGATGAATCATCGCTTTCTGTGCCTGAAGAACGATCACAATGATCTGGCgtttttattggaacaaatgTTGGGTCACtctacaattaaataaatttgtattattatcaatattaaaattattaatatattaatttgtaaacaaaaaaaaaaaataaaaataataaaagcagAATTTCTATTTACCAAACTTGTGTTAGCTTCTGAATAGAAATTATCATCTTCCACGTTAGGATCTATAAACTGgaataagaaaatgaaaaagtaacagaaaatttgattttgttaaaagaattatttttatttaaatgtacCATATACGTTGCTGGTTTATTGCATTGATCTCTCCATGGAGGCCAAAAACATAAACCAAGCAGATAGAATGTGAACATTgatgtttttatatatgtagtaAAAAATGGCTTTTCAAATGCTGCTTCTCTGTAAATATACTGAAATATAAAACCGTATTACtggataaaagatatattttataattcactgagatataatatttaaataacccTTACTTTAGTAAGTTCAGTACTAGAAACCCAAATGATATCaactaataataaaactaataGTCCCAACACAAGTCTTTGAGACTTATTCATCATTGCTGCAAGTTTATGAGGATCCTCCGCCATCCCCTGCTGTCTACGCTGTCGTAATTCTACAGAACAGCTCATGATATAATCAATGAGTTTAACTGTTTTAATTATGACGTCATGATGATATTGATTgctgtaaaattataaagtgattaatgaaaactataaattacaaataacataaaatgtttaaattgttgctaatttttaaaatatttgtatgctaaatataacagaaatataaacacacaaagtaatttaatACAGATTActatgtaataaaatagataCACAAAACATAATTTGCATAATAATCATTACGTAAATTAAACGAGCGTGTTTGGAAAATAACAGAAAGAATGGAAAGAGGGAACAAAGGATTAAAAGGGGGGACAAAAAAACAATGTTCAAGGTTTCACTAATTTAATTGTCTTATTTTAACTACAAGTTCATGTCTAATAATGTTGAGTAAATGTAGTATTAAAGCTATGGAAagtgtatatttaaaaaatatttgttgattATGTTTGATAACAGGTGGACATGaggcaaatatatataaaacagtaactatacataatataacCTATAAAAGTTGTAATAAGAGCAGataatgattttctattactCTAAGACAAAAATTCTAAGTAGAATTGACTCACAATTAAAGACAAGCCTTAATTTTGTGACAttggtaattaatttatacttcAGCAATTCTTCTACATCTTGGAATTATGAAGTCATGAGCACTTTATGCTCCCTAACTTAACACTTCAGTAACACTTTTCACacgtttatatataatttagatttttctCGCTTGACTTTTCGgtaatttccttttatttatattggttataatttaaatgttaGATAGTTTTAACATTTCCGTTTTGTTATCGCGTCGGAACTAGTAGCCATAACCATGTTGATGTACTGATGACGTTCCGTAGTTCTGTTATTACTCTGATGGCGCTATATTGGCAATAACGATAGGGcatctttaatttattactcatttacgtttaatttcaacattgtttcttattattcttAAATTGTCTTCCGTAGTTTCTTTTcgggaaatttatatttgcaaattattttctttcctataCAAgtgtaatatagaaatattttttgattacTATTACATATTCCTTTTTATAGATGACAGGGATGTACGATAAAGATAATAAAGATTGCTAAGTCCTAACTTCTGGTTTCTATTATCTATGTATGTGAGCTTGTAGGTATGGGATGAAGGAAAGTGCGCGGGAATGCAATTAATTCAATATCgacatattattttttagtttcatattttgttgGAAAGAtagatttatttctttttgaatgttaaaatttagaaaatttctatacATGTATAGAATGTTACTCTTCTCTTAAATTGATTCTTTACGAAGAGAGCTTAGAACAAGGGTTGTCATGACAAACGATAGCAACAACATATAGATGAATGTAAAGTGTTGTTCGgacgtaaaaataaaacataccTGTGAATTATGTACTAACGTACTCTTGTAGATTAACAATGGCTAATAATATTCTTAGTAATGGTCGCATTCAACAACAAGCGACTGTCTCGCAACGATTAAGAAATGATAAGGGGAAAAAAGGTATTTCTTTGCATAGTACTACTTAAAGACTATACATATTGTGTAAAATTTTGGTTATGTAGTATTAgcaaatacgttatatatacatatatatatgtatatatacaatttgagtgataatattcgataaaagttAAATTAGAATCGTGGtttttaaaaagataagaaCCCTTGTAACATgtcaatgaaattgaaattttgagTTCTACGACAATGAgataacagaaaataaattttctgtgAACGGTTATCGTGgtcattaatattttgaattttaaaaagatagaTATTTTACAAGGGAGATTAAAAGATATTCTTTGTACTgggatacatatgtatatatgtttaatgctttttcaatttcgcgatataattttatattcttcttgTAATTGAATTAGCGCTAGAAATATCAGCGATAGAGAGTAACAATTGGTTGTTGCATCGACATTATACGCGACACGAGTATAaaacttgtaaaatattgatcGATCAGGAACTGACAAGATCAAACGGGTATAATGAGTACGCGAATTATTTGAAAGTAAGCAAAATTTTTACATCtacatattttaatcgatcgatattttaatatcgaaatttttattttttcaatttttataggGCTTAATACTGAGGCGAGAAGGAAAAATTCAAGACTCGTTAAGTTGCTTTCAAGCCGCCTATAACGTCAATTCAACGAACGTTAATAACGTGAAGCAGATAGCCAAGTCGTTGTAAGTAAAGGAAATTTGATTCCAGTTACGCTGTTCGAGAACGAGATCAGATTTAGATAGTAGTGAGGcattattcaatttaattaagttGTAATGTCTGTTGttctatttgaaataaaatgatttcaaataacaatttttctgatatttttattaagatacgagcaatatatatttgaaagttatTGGAAGTTtgcgaataaattttcattccaAGAGTAACTTtaccaaagaaaaagaatcaaaatgaataaaatcgcgattattatttatgattagaatattattatcCGTACGTTATCGAGTTCTCCGAAgacatagaaaataaagacTAACTTTTTTAAATGTGTCATTCTTACTAATATTGTTGAACAGTTTAATAATGGGCAGTCACAAACGCGCAGTCGACGCATACTTGGAGGctgagaaaatattaaatataccaGACtgggaaatttattttagccTAGGTATGTATTAACTGCATTATAATAAACcttctaaatataaatatataattattttatttattgataataCAATAGGAAGACTATAAAGTTtttaaaagtttttaattattgttcaTGAATATTGTCAATAATAAGTCATTTTGCacagaattaataatttattaataaaaaatttattaataaaaaattcatagaatCGTGTCTTATTTTTTCTAGGCGAATGTTATACGAAGATGAATCAACTGTATGAAGCGAAAAAGCATTTAAAAAGATCGATCGagttaacgaaaaatgaattGCCATACATTGCTCTCGCGAAAATGTGTCTCCTCGAAGATCATGTTACAGAGGCACAGAATGCTTATACGGCTGCTCTTaggtatgtatatgtatgtacaattGTCTTTTcactgttattttttattttaatgtattttataataaacttCCTCCTGACTTCATAAACAAGTTGCGCGTGCAGATTTAATTCCAGCGTTGCAAGACTGCGGGTTCGAATGTTCTTGTTTACGATATACTCCAGAGTATTATATTCTACCTCTTGTTGCAAACTCTAACTATAGAGAtctcaaattaaaaaagatgcaAAGTAAACAGCAACAACGTAAGCAGATAATTTATCACGACGTTGattaacattatattttcttgaCTTTCCTGATATTGATATGTTAGTATAAATTATCGATCAAATATTTAAGACTATATCCCATtgaatcgaataaattattctatgaaaattgttgaaacaaaaaaatatagcttgattttttacttaaaataattgattcagtattatacaatttttattgttgTAGATATtagatttctttctttaaaaataaaaagatacaagatattaaaacagaTTGTTTCAAACACACAGACGCACACGATTTTGCTTTTATTTGCTTCATCtctagaatttaaaaattgcgtCATTTCGAACTCTACTAGAAAAGATTCTAAAATATTCGGGTGACCTAATTCTAATAATCGAATTATCGCGTAATCGagagataaaaattcattacttGAGAAAAATCTTATCAACGAATAATCAgagaatttttagaaatactgTTTTTTACGTTGTCATTCATCTGTTTACTTTATTTCCTTTCAGTGGAAATCCCGAAAGCATAGAAGCCGCAACTGAATTAGGACTCCTCTACCTTAAAATTGGCGATGTTCAACgagcattccaacaatttGGCACTGCAGTCGCTCATTCTCCAAATTGTACGAGAGCAATTCTACCGATAGCCTTTATAATCCAAGTGAGTACATTACTTTCGAAGCATACGGGTATAGGTAATGGCAGCTATTGGATTTCAAATAGAGGAGAAATTGTTTCAACATTGATGAACACTCTTACCCGgactttctatttcatttttctttgttttataaaagttacgatataaaagttatcgataataaatattcggTTTGTATTTTGCATATTAAGTTATGGATTtaacaaaaagtatttgagGATGAGAATTCTGTTTTTCTAGGAAACTTAATGAGAGAACTTAGTCAagaatttcgtttttattttcttgaaagtATAAGTAACAACCTTAATTAGAGATTCTATAGTAAGCTTTTTGTACCAAGTAagctttattttcatttatttccaaTTTATTCGTTCTTGTATCAACGTGCGGGTAAATTCGTCAGAACAAAATAAACTATCGTAGAACAAGACCGTTGCTTAGGGACGAAGCAGTCGTTCTGGTGTAAAGCACgcgtaatatttcaataatgtacttaaagaatttaattagaGATACGCGGTGCTTTGGAATTTCCATTGTTTGACAGACTAAAACGTTCACTATTTAGAATCACCAAGAGTACGATGTTGCGCTGTCGAAGTACAAGTTGGCAGCGCAATCGATTCCAGAATCGTACGCTTTATGGAATAACGTCGGAATGTGCTTTTACGGCAAGCAGAAATTCGTTGCCGTAAGTATATTCGGATAAATTTATTCGTCTGCATAATTTTTGTCTTGATGTTTGTTACCACCATTATTGTACACGCTTGTAACACAATGTAAGTTATTTAAGTTTAAAGAGAAGTTAAGGAAAGTTGACTATAGTCACGTTCAACGATATTATATTGCACAAAGTTGAAAAAGTAAACAACGAAAAGAACAAAGACactttgaaaaagaagaaatagcaTCGTGACACGTGATACTATCTGCACTCTACTGGAACACAATTCATTACGTTcctagaaaatagaaaaagagacaAATACAACAATTTTTCCCTGAGAACACAGCAAATTGCAAACTGGCATGGACTTTATTCACGACAAGGCGAATCCGTGCACGCTGCCGATTTAATGATGATAATCAATTTAAGGCTCATTAAAGGGGATGGTGCTCACGCGAGGCGGCGTCTCAGAATGACGGCCGGGACGCACTTGCGACTCATA from Bombus fervidus isolate BK054 chromosome 11, iyBomFerv1, whole genome shotgun sequence harbors:
- the LOC139992401 gene encoding solute carrier family 35 member F5 isoform X2, with protein sequence MFTFYLLGLCFWPPWRDQCNKPATYMFIDPNVEDDNFYSEANTSLSDPTFVPIKTPDHCDRSSGTESDDSSIRSVRFSKLAEVRHMSESDATEALLARLSYQASLRAGEHARRQANKFSVQKVAKIALIFCLLWFMANYTYQISLVKTESGVVTVLTSISSLFTLFLAAFFPSNGGDKFTLSKLVAVSISILGLVLVGLSDITVETSRIPTAIILALVSAFFYAAYIVFLKRKVDHEDKMDIPMFFGFVGLFNLTLLWPVFFILHYGHWEEFEWPDTHQWTFLIINGLIGTVLSEVLWLWGCFLTSSLIATLAVSLLMPMSMIADVLLKKVEYPCIFYLGTIPMLLAFLTVSFLSYYDNWDPVMDLIKRIYIWICRKNRSIRIPDLEAEQTESLIGINSGEHEA
- the LOC139992401 gene encoding solute carrier family 35 member F5 isoform X1; amino-acid sequence: MSCSVELRQRRQQGMAEDPHKLAAMMNKSQRLVLGLLVLLLVDIIWVSSTELTKYIYREAAFEKPFFTTYIKTSMFTFYLLGLCFWPPWRDQCNKPATYMFIDPNVEDDNFYSEANTSLSDPTFVPIKTPDHCDRSSGTESDDSSIRSVRFSKLAEVRHMSESDATEALLARLSYQASLRAGEHARRQANKFSVQKVAKIALIFCLLWFMANYTYQISLVKTESGVVTVLTSISSLFTLFLAAFFPSNGGDKFTLSKLVAVSISILGLVLVGLSDITVETSRIPTAIILALVSAFFYAAYIVFLKRKVDHEDKMDIPMFFGFVGLFNLTLLWPVFFILHYGHWEEFEWPDTHQWTFLIINGLIGTVLSEVLWLWGCFLTSSLIATLAVSLLMPMSMIADVLLKKVEYPCIFYLGTIPMLLAFLTVSFLSYYDNWDPVMDLIKRIYIWICRKNRSIRIPDLEAEQTESLIGINSGEHEA
- the Bbs4 gene encoding Bardet-Biedl syndrome 4 isoform X2, whose amino-acid sequence is MANNILSNGRIQQQATVSQRLRNDKGKKALEISAIESNNWLLHRHYTRHEYKTCKILIDQELTRSNGYNEYANYLKGLILRREGKIQDSLSCFQAAYNVNSTNVNNVKQIAKSFLIMGSHKRAVDAYLEAEKILNIPDWEIYFSLGECYTKMNQLYEAKKHLKRSIELTKNELPYIALAKMCLLEDHVTEAQNAYTAALSGNPESIEAATELGLLYLKIGDVQRAFQQFGTAVAHSPNCTRAILPIAFIIQAISCLKRAHYLNSMAFLPAYNLGMVFLTTGQPASAAIYLCAAVSADPKNPMPYLLLGLALKRLEDLEGAEKVLQKAHALSPQDPLVLINYAIILEAQGKGNIAAEFLTALNDITAVIDVDVQASVFNRIRENERTVPR
- the Bbs4 gene encoding Bardet-Biedl syndrome 4 isoform X1; translated protein: MANNILSNGRIQQQATVSQRLRNDKGKKALEISAIESNNWLLHRHYTRHEYKTCKILIDQELTRSNGYNEYANYLKGLILRREGKIQDSLSCFQAAYNVNSTNVNNVKQIAKSFLIMGSHKRAVDAYLEAEKILNIPDWEIYFSLGECYTKMNQLYEAKKHLKRSIELTKNELPYIALAKMCLLEDHVTEAQNAYTAALSGNPESIEAATELGLLYLKIGDVQRAFQQFGTAVAHSPNCTRAILPIAFIIQNHQEYDVALSKYKLAAQSIPESYALWNNVGMCFYGKQKFVAAISCLKRAHYLNSMAFLPAYNLGMVFLTTGQPASAAIYLCAAVSADPKNPMPYLLLGLALKRLEDLEGAEKVLQKAHALSPQDPLVLINYAIILEAQGKGNIAAEFLTALNDITAVIDVDVQASVFNRIRENERTVPR
- the Bbs4 gene encoding Bardet-Biedl syndrome 4 isoform X3, translated to MIRGKKGLILRREGKIQDSLSCFQAAYNVNSTNVNNVKQIAKSFLIMGSHKRAVDAYLEAEKILNIPDWEIYFSLGECYTKMNQLYEAKKHLKRSIELTKNELPYIALAKMCLLEDHVTEAQNAYTAALSGNPESIEAATELGLLYLKIGDVQRAFQQFGTAVAHSPNCTRAILPIAFIIQNHQEYDVALSKYKLAAQSIPESYALWNNVGMCFYGKQKFVAAISCLKRAHYLNSMAFLPAYNLGMVFLTTGQPASAAIYLCAAVSADPKNPMPYLLLGLALKRLEDLEGAEKVLQKAHALSPQDPLVLINYAIILEAQGKGNIAAEFLTALNDITAVIDVDVQASVFNRIRENERTVPR